In one Mucilaginibacter ginsenosidivorax genomic region, the following are encoded:
- a CDS encoding Crp/Fnr family transcriptional regulator, with amino-acid sequence MSINKLLSCFDKYLPLDEGEKADLAQRVTERKIKRRQFILQENDICRHYTFVAEGCFKKFQVDKKGTEHNLQFAAEGDWLMEIDSFYFEKPSRVYIEAIEPAVIYQLNKANLFYLFTNNPKFDRNFRVIVEDRFVEQENRILQTISSTAEERYLSFIKQYPHLYQRLPGTQIASYLGITPEFLSKVRKYIAQKQ; translated from the coding sequence GTGTCAATCAACAAGCTTCTTTCCTGTTTCGATAAATACCTGCCCCTTGATGAGGGAGAAAAGGCCGACCTTGCCCAACGGGTTACCGAACGGAAAATTAAACGTCGTCAATTCATTTTGCAGGAAAACGATATTTGCAGGCATTACACCTTTGTTGCCGAAGGCTGTTTCAAAAAATTCCAGGTTGATAAAAAAGGGACGGAGCATAACCTGCAGTTTGCTGCTGAGGGCGACTGGCTAATGGAAATTGATAGTTTTTATTTTGAAAAACCCAGCCGCGTTTATATTGAAGCTATTGAGCCGGCTGTTATTTACCAGTTAAACAAGGCCAACCTGTTTTACCTGTTCACCAACAACCCCAAATTCGACAGAAATTTCAGGGTAATTGTAGAGGATCGTTTTGTTGAACAGGAAAACCGCATCCTGCAAACCATCAGCTCAACAGCCGAAGAGCGCTACCTGTCGTTCATTAAACAATACCCCCATTTATACCAGCGTCTGCCAGGCACGCAAATAGCATCGTACCTGGGCATTACCCCCGAATTTTTGAGTAAAGTGCGTAAATACATCGCCCAAAAACAGTAG
- a CDS encoding alpha/beta hydrolase — translation MEDIKERRERFETLGAIYPKALSVKTEQVWIAGVNCYWLTPVNARPQRIIIYLHGGAFAVGSIRSHEAMVSHFALATGARTLFVDYSLAPEKPFPAAPDDVFAVYTELLNSYPGYAINFIGDSAGGGLIVYAVARMLEQKIQLPNAAVLISSWISLHCDNPSHEENRSIDPVLSREYAKASAADYIGNSPIEIVSPENARLNKFPPVLIVVGSNEILLDDSRNFYDTIKEVQPDANLTIYQNQNHVWPLSGIDTNASQRLLSQVAEFLNAPEN, via the coding sequence ATGGAAGACATAAAAGAACGAAGAGAACGGTTTGAAACCTTGGGCGCAATTTATCCTAAAGCGCTATCGGTAAAAACAGAACAGGTATGGATAGCCGGGGTTAATTGTTATTGGCTAACCCCGGTTAATGCCAGGCCCCAAAGAATAATTATTTACCTGCACGGCGGCGCATTTGCGGTTGGCTCTATCCGCTCGCACGAGGCTATGGTAAGCCATTTTGCCCTGGCAACAGGCGCAAGAACTTTATTTGTAGATTATTCCCTGGCGCCCGAAAAGCCATTCCCGGCAGCACCCGATGATGTTTTTGCCGTGTACACGGAGTTACTTAACAGCTACCCCGGCTACGCGATTAATTTTATTGGCGATAGCGCCGGTGGCGGTTTAATTGTATATGCAGTTGCCCGGATGCTTGAACAGAAAATTCAGCTACCTAATGCGGCAGTGTTGATTTCGTCCTGGATAAGTTTGCACTGTGATAATCCATCGCATGAAGAAAACCGCTCCATCGATCCGGTGCTAAGCCGCGAATATGCAAAAGCATCGGCTGCCGATTATATTGGTAACTCACCTATCGAAATAGTAAGCCCCGAAAACGCGCGATTGAACAAGTTTCCACCGGTGCTTATTGTGGTTGGCAGTAACGAGATATTGCTGGACGACAGCAGGAATTTTTATGATACCATAAAAGAAGTTCAGCCGGATGCAAATTTAACCATTTACCAAAATCAAAACCACGTTTGGCCATTATCGGGTATTGATACCAATGCATCACAAAGATTGCTTAGCCAGGTGGCAGAATTTTTAAACGCTCCTGAAAACTAA
- a CDS encoding zinc-binding alcohol dehydrogenase family protein, whose translation MKAAVTPQPGMPGVIQIQDLPIPAAKEGWILIKIKAFGLNRSELFTRQGHSPGVMFPRVQGIECVGEVEHDPSGTYHKGQKVAAIMGGMGREFDGGYAEYTLVPQAIVFPFESDLPWAALGAIPEMFQTVSGSLNEALEIKTGETLFIRGGTSSIGMLACQLAKSKGLTVISTTRDEAKAAHLKENGADHVIIDDGDVNSKLRQIIPQGVDKVLELVGIASLKDSLKCIRPKGIVCMTGILGGSWTMNEFTPMGDIPSLGRLTVYMGDAANLHKDSLQEFIDAVAGGKIKLNIDKVFKLNQVAEAHSYMESNQAKGKIVVEI comes from the coding sequence ATGAAAGCAGCAGTAACCCCACAACCCGGCATGCCCGGGGTTATACAGATACAGGACCTACCCATACCAGCAGCAAAAGAAGGCTGGATATTAATTAAAATAAAAGCTTTTGGTTTAAACCGGTCGGAGTTGTTTACGCGGCAGGGCCACTCGCCGGGTGTTATGTTTCCGCGCGTACAGGGTATTGAATGCGTAGGGGAGGTGGAGCATGACCCCTCGGGTACTTACCACAAAGGCCAGAAAGTGGCTGCCATAATGGGCGGCATGGGCCGGGAATTTGATGGGGGATATGCCGAATATACCCTTGTTCCGCAAGCCATTGTTTTTCCGTTCGAAAGCGATTTGCCCTGGGCAGCGCTTGGAGCCATCCCCGAAATGTTCCAGACTGTTTCGGGCTCGCTGAATGAAGCATTAGAAATAAAAACAGGCGAAACATTGTTCATTCGCGGCGGTACGTCGTCTATCGGCATGCTGGCCTGTCAGCTGGCGAAAAGTAAGGGGCTGACGGTGATTTCAACTACCAGGGATGAAGCTAAAGCTGCCCACCTTAAAGAAAACGGCGCCGATCATGTGATCATCGATGATGGCGATGTAAATTCAAAACTTAGGCAAATAATACCGCAGGGTGTTGATAAGGTTTTGGAGCTGGTGGGTATTGCAAGCCTTAAAGACTCCCTGAAATGTATCAGGCCCAAAGGTATAGTTTGCATGACCGGCATATTGGGCGGCAGCTGGACGATGAACGAATTTACGCCCATGGGCGATATCCCATCACTGGGCCGCCTTACAGTTTATATGGGCGATGCTGCCAATTTGCATAAAGACAGTTTGCAGGAATTTATAGATGCTGTAGCTGGTGGAAAAATTAAACTGAATATTGATAAAGTGTTTAAGCTTAACCAGGTTGCCGAAGCGCACAGCTACATGGAAAGCAACCAGGCAAAAGGAAAAATTGTGGTAGAAATTTAA